The proteins below are encoded in one region of Paralysiella testudinis:
- a CDS encoding O-succinylhomoserine sulfhydrylase, protein MKPTQLKPETLAIRGAKSQTEYREHNNALFLTSSFMFDSAADGAALFAKTKAGYTYSRTANPTVAAFQARVAQLEGGEAGIATATGMAAIQAALLTFLSAGDHLITSRSLFGTTAGLISGHISRFGIDISFVSQTDTAEWAAAIRPNTKMLFLETPSNPLGEVADVAALAELAHRHGALLAVDNCFCSAAVQQPLKLGADLSIQSATKGIDGQGRVLGGVVCGKADLVNQIALYVNSAGLSLAPFNAWVLLGGCETLFVRMAAQSANALALAQWLQTQPQVLRVFYAGLPEHPQAALIAQQQSSGGTVLALEVAGGQDAAWQVIDAVQVLSKTANFGDVKSTITHPWTTTHGRMSAEDKLAAGITPGLIRVSVGLEHLDDIRADLAAALALL, encoded by the coding sequence ATGAAACCCACACAACTGAAGCCCGAAACCTTGGCCATCCGTGGCGCTAAGTCGCAAACCGAATACCGCGAACACAATAACGCCCTGTTTTTAACCAGCAGCTTTATGTTCGACAGTGCGGCCGATGGTGCGGCGTTGTTTGCCAAAACCAAGGCCGGCTATACCTATTCGCGCACAGCCAACCCCACCGTGGCCGCATTTCAGGCGCGGGTGGCTCAGCTGGAAGGCGGCGAAGCCGGTATTGCCACCGCCACCGGCATGGCAGCGATTCAGGCAGCCTTGCTCACCTTCTTAAGCGCGGGCGACCATTTGATTACCAGCCGCAGCCTGTTTGGCACCACGGCCGGGCTGATTAGCGGCCACATCAGCCGCTTCGGCATCGACATCAGTTTTGTGTCGCAAACCGACACCGCCGAATGGGCCGCCGCCATCCGCCCGAACACCAAAATGCTGTTTTTGGAAACACCGTCGAATCCTTTAGGCGAAGTGGCCGATGTGGCGGCGCTGGCCGAATTGGCGCACCGTCACGGCGCTTTGCTGGCGGTAGACAACTGCTTTTGCTCTGCCGCCGTGCAGCAGCCATTGAAATTGGGCGCGGATTTGTCGATTCAATCCGCCACCAAAGGCATCGACGGCCAAGGAAGGGTATTGGGCGGCGTGGTGTGCGGCAAGGCCGACTTAGTCAACCAGATTGCGCTGTATGTGAATTCCGCTGGCTTGAGCTTGGCGCCGTTTAATGCTTGGGTATTGCTGGGCGGCTGCGAAACCCTGTTTGTGCGCATGGCCGCCCAAAGCGCCAACGCACTGGCCTTGGCGCAATGGTTGCAAACCCAGCCGCAAGTGTTGCGCGTGTTTTACGCCGGGCTGCCCGAGCACCCGCAAGCGGCCTTGATTGCGCAACAGCAAAGCAGCGGCGGTACCGTGCTGGCGTTGGAAGTGGCGGGCGGACAAGACGCTGCTTGGCAGGTGATTGATGCGGTGCAGGTGTTGTCGAAAACCGCCAATTTCGGCGATGTAAAATCCACCATCACCCACCCGTGGACCACCACCCACGGGCGCATGAGTGCCGAAGACAAATTGGCCGCCGGCATTACCCCGGGCTTGATT